Below is a genomic region from Nitrospinaceae bacterium.
CTGTTACGTCTGGCTCAAAAAGTAGCTCATCGTTTTTGAAACATGACTGAAAACAATTATGAATTTTGATAATACTTTTCCAGTAATTCTTGCTCTTATCCCACTCGCTTTGGGAGTTGTGTGGAAGTTCTCCAATGGTTCGTCTACTACCCTTAAATCTATAGGGTTGACGGTTGTTGGGGCTCTTGCTGGAGGGCTGGTTTATATGCGGTCTACATTTGAGACAGAACCGTCCATTCTGTTTTTAGCAAGCGCCATTCTTCTCTCAGGTTTTTGTGTCATTCTCAGCCAAGAGGATACGCAACAAACTTTCGCGATCTATGCTCCAATTATGATAGTTCTCGGGCTAGGCTTGGGAGTCTTGCTGAATCAAGCAATCGTGAGCAGAATATTTCTTGGTGGTCTATTAGGTTACATAGCAATTTCTCAAAATCGCGAACAACAAAACTCCTTTCGTACAAAAATAATTTTTCTCCATATTACCCTTGCGATCATCTTCGCTTTTAGCTCCTTCTTCATCGGAGATACCTTGCAAATGTTTGCAAGCCTGTTCCTTGCTGTGACTTTCTTGCCGCTGGCTCCTTTTCACCTCCCATTCGTGGGGACAATTAAAGACGCTAAAGAGACTCTTTCAAGTTTTTGGGTTGTAGTTTGGCTGATCATTGGGCTTGCTGAGTTACGTACGCTTTACTCTTCGCTTTCAACGCAGATGCTTTTTACCCTAAGCCTTTTAGCTTTAGTAAGTGCGATGTATGCTTCTTTAGCGTCACTTGGACAAAAATTTAATAGTTTGTTTGTTGCCTCTGCAACCGTGGCTCATGTGGCCCTTGTTTGGGGCCTTCTTGAGGTATTCCCGAGTTTCCCAAAATGGGGAATTCCCTTTGGTATCGCCTTGGCATTCGTGATGGGCGGCATCTCCCTTGCCTTTTCTTTTGTTCGACAGCGTTATGGATGGAGAACCCTCGGAAAGCTTCCAGGGTTAGCCTCGCCCATGCCTCGATTTGGAGTTGTGATGGTTCTCCTTGTGAGTTTCGCTCTTTTTCTCCCATTATTTACAACATTTTCAGGACTGATGATCATGCCAACCATCGTCATTCATGACGTTGAAATAGTCCTGATTTCGTTCCTATTTCTTGTAGTTTGGCTGGGAGGAGGCTGGTATTTTTTACAAATGCTCCATCAAACCGCCTTTGGAGAGGCACGTTCTGATGTTCCCTATTTTGATTTACGATTAACAGAATTTGTTGCCGTATCGGCATTACTATTAGGCGCTGCTTATAGTGGAATGATTTACTAATGCGTCAATTTGTTTCAATCTTTTAAGAGGATAACGAGCGCAAACCATGAGCAAGCTCGAAGATAAAAAAAGGGTAACACCAAGTGAATCACAGCGGATAGAACTACGTTCGCTTGTGAACCTGTCGTGTGAGCCGATATCGCATTTCTGGCCGATGACAACGTTTATCCACCACAATCCTCTTCATGGGTTGGAACATTTGACGTTTGAAAAAGCTATAAATGAGGGGCAACGTTTTTTAAGAGGTCGTGGTTATCTCTCCAATAGCGAAAACCGTAAATACTTTCAGCAAGGTCGAATATCTGAAGATTCTATTAAGGACGCCCTAAAGGATGTATCGCAGAATGCGACTATCTCCATTGGCGATCGAAAATTTTCCCATCTAGAGGTTTTGAGAGCCATCCTCATACACGGTACTGGAAAAGTTGCAACGGATGTATGTTCTGCAATTCTACAACCCTCCCTCAATCAACCCGAAATAAGAAATCTCTTCGAGAAAATTCACGATCTATCAAAAAAAAAAGCACCAGAGAATTTTTTAAAGGGCCATGCGAATAGAGAAAAAAAAGATCTAGCAACTCAGTACACGCTTGCAGAATGGTGCGACCAAACCCTTGGGACAAATGTACAGGACCAAATTAACGGCGAAATCATCAAATGGTTAGGAGGTTTTCTCGATGAAGGACACGCGCCTTGGGGCATGCCCGAGAGAAAGAAAACTTTTTATAAGGCGTGGAAGGAATTAGCTTTAGACGATGCGTCGGGTTCCATATTGGGTATTCAAGATTGGAAAAACAAAATTTTTAATTTACCGGATCTACCTGAAGATGCGGTACTTGAAAGCTTATCCTTGTTAGCCATTCCCAAAAATTTATGGGACAGCTATTTTTCTTTGCAGTTGGCCCAATTGTCTGGATGGACAGGATTCATTAAATGGCGCTCGGAGCAAAAGGATTATGCGTGGCAAAATGCTTTTCCTATTGACCTTATCAAATATATGGCCATCCGCCTTTTTTATGAACGTGAATTAGTGATGCTTGCATGTCAGGAAAAATTAGCAATTCCTGGCACTTATACTTCGATCGACGAATACTTAAACAATCATCCCACTGGATATGGTCTCTATAAAGAATACCGATCGCGAGGGCTGCCAGTCGAAGTGGTTAATTATTTGAACATGTCCTTGTTCACTCAGAACCCACTGAATATAGAAGACCTTGATAAATGTGATTCAAGGTTGATTTCAATATGGGAACAAACCAGAGAAAAACAAGAGGCCGAAGGCCAAACTTTAATGGTAATGCATCTTGCCAAATCCTTGGGTGTTTCTATACAGGATGTGGTGAAGAATACACCTGACACATTAAGCTCCTTGCTGGATTGGGTCGAACAGTTCCCAGAATCACAACACGGACCCATTTGGCTGGATGCCCTTGAGTCCAGCTACATCATAGGTTTTACCAAAAAGATTTCACCCAATCTTGAGAAATTGCGCAAGAGTGATGAGCTTGAAGAACAACCTCCTGAATCTCGCCCACTGTCTCAAGCAATTTTTTGCATCGATGTTCGTTCAGAATGCTTTAGAAGACAACTAGAAGAAATTGGAGGAAATGAAACGTTTGGGTTCGCTGGTTTTTTTGGTGTCCCAATATGCTATCAAGGATTTTCGAGTGAACAACAAACAGACCAATGTCCCGTCCTTCTAAAACCCAAACATGTTGTAAAGGAAATTCCTCGAGCCTCTCAAGGCAAGGAGGCGGAAAAATTTTTAGAGGGACAGCAAATGGCCAAGACGGGTCATACCCTGCTACATGACTTGAAAGAAAACGTAGTCACCCCCTATGTCATGGTCGAAGCTATTGGTTGGTTCTTCGGGTTTAAGCTATTCAGCCAAACCTTGCAACCAAAATGGTTCAAAAAAGCAATGTCTTGGATGAAGGATAGTTTAGCGATTCCCATAAGAACGACACTCACCGTGGGAAAAATCCAGAGAGAAGAAGCTTATGAAATGGTTGCAGCCAAACACCGAGCCGCTATTTATCGGTTGTTTACTGAAAAATATGATCAACAAGGGGCTGTTCCTCATGATCAAGTGGAGCGCTTGCGAAAACTCGCGCTGAATCAAACTCCATCTGACAGCAATGAGAATGAGGAGCTATTTCGTTTGCTGAAATGGAACGAATCTGACCTGGAGAAGTTTATTGTAGCGCTCAGAAAAGACTTTAACCTTCATGAACGAGATTTAGATTATCAGATACAAAAGATCACACAGACAGGGTTTACTGTATCCGAACAGGTTAACTATGTAGAAACAGCTCTAAGGCTTTTAGGGTTTACGAAAACGTTCGCCCGGCTTGTTTTGTTATGTGCGCATGGCAGTATTTCAGATAACAATCCCTACGAATCGGCATTGGATTGCGGGGCTTGTGGTGGCAACCATGGGATCTCAAACGCAAGGACCCTTGCCGTCATGGCCAACAATCCACAAGTTCGGCAAAGACTAGCCGAGAGAGGCATAACAATTCCGCCTGACACACATTTTCTTCCGGGGCAACACGATACGACAACGGATGAAGTAGAGCTTTATGATTTGGAAGAGGTCCCTGCTACGCATCGAAAAGATTTACTCAGACTACAACATGACCTCCAGGAAGCTTGCGAAAAAAATAGTCGGGAACGACTCGCTCGCTTTCCTGACGTGCCTGCTACAAGGGAATTTGATAAGGCATCCCGGCTGACGAAGGTCCGAAGTATGGATTGGTCTCAGGTTCGACCCGAATGGGGACTGTCTGGGCATACGGCCTTCATTATGGGGCGGCGTTCGTTGAGTCAGGGAATAAATTTTGAGGGCCGGACTTTTTTACATTCCTATGACTATTCACAAGATCCGGATGGGAAATATTTAGAAATTATAATGACCGCCCCCATGATCGTTACCAATTGGATCAACATGGAGCATTATTTCTCTACGGTTGACCCAATAGTCTATGGGGCGGGAAGCAAAGTGTATCACAATGTGGTGGGCAACATTGGAGTCATGTATGGCTCCAAAAGTGATCTATGTGTTGGACTTCCCATCCAAACGGTTTTCAATGGAGATAAACCTTACCACGAGCCCATGCGGTTATTTGCTATCATTGAGGCTCCGTTGGAAAGGATTGCGACCATCGTAGGGCGACATGTAATTTTGCAACGATTGACGGGAAATCGGTGGATCAACCTTGTCGCTATAGATCCCGATACCAAGAAATTTTTCCACTTTCGATTAATGAAAGATTGGCAACCCATTAATTAACCTTATTTTTTTAAGGAGATAAGGGACAACATGAGCGACATGAAACTTCATCCAATGAAAGAAGTAAAAATCATTATTGAGGGAGAGCATATTCATTTTGTTACAGATGTTCTCGACCGGATAAAAGCGAGCGGCTATACAGTTTTTAGTAATATTTCAGGAAAAGGACATCACGGGTACCACGAAGGGCATTTAATGTTTAATGATACGAGTAGCTTGCAAATGATCTTGACGGTTGTCCCCGAAGAAAAACTGGACCCCATTCTCTCTGGCCTGAAGCCATTTTTGGAACGCCACTCAGGGAGTCTTTTTGTGTTGGACGCGAGTGTACTCCGACCCGATCGTTTTGATTCTAAATAAGTATGAAGCATTTTTTGAGCGTCCCGATTAATCCTTCCCCATCTGAGGGTCGGCTTAAGCCCAAAGCTGGCATTAGAGATAGAATCAATTTTTTTATAAATTGAAATTGTGGCAAACCTGACCTGTCCCAATTAGTTGCACCACATCCTAAGTTAGTATTTCCACTTTTTGCTTAATCGTTTGAGGAACTGAAGATCTGTAATTGAGTGAAATGTGTGGTCTAATTGATTGTGTCTATTCTCGCAAGCGCTTCCCGGTTAAATAAGCAAAGTTTTAATTTCAATTCTTTCCAACTAAGAACTCGCCTCCAGCAACCAGAGCCACTGAACGCTCACACCCAACCTCTCACCCCAAATCACGTCCTTTCCAGGACCCACCATTTTGGGCACACTGCTTGGGAACAGGAGTTAGCAATTTCCTTGCCGCGACGCGGGTTACAGAACCAGATGAAAGGGGTTAGGGGCCTGCAAACAGTGAAAAGAGATCAGCGGCCCGGGTTGTATTTTTCTATAAAATCACCCAGGACGACCTAGAGATAATAATAGAAGTATGTTGCATGAAAAGATCCACCAGTTGATAAAGAAGGCTGTTTAGAGGCATATCTCCCCTCTGTGAATGCAAATCCAAGGGTTCGGAATAAAGCAAACATCCAGCAGAGAAGCGATGCATAAAGTTTCCTGCCTTAAGTCCTAAAAGTGGTTTGGAAAATCCGTTGGAATATTCTTCCAAAATTTCGTCAAACAATTTGTTTAATGGCATACTCGATTCATTCATAGTGGCAAGGCTGATATTTTTCTCTTTAAGGCTTAAATGGACATTTAAAAATACAGCAGAGGAAATTTCGGGGTAATCTTTTATGAAATCACGTAGTTTTTTTATCGCTTTAATTTGGGAAAACTTCTCGGTTGTTAAAACTGCGGAATGCTCTTCTCTAATTTGCACAGCTTTGTCCTTCTCCCTACTATATGATTGGGCCAAATAACAATTTTTCAATACGTGAAATTCAAGCCTTTTAAACCAAGACTCATCATCATGGGTATCCAAATCTATTAGTTGTTTTAAGGCCTCACTACCTTCTATTGATGCGCGGAAACTTTCTTCCCATTTTTTAAAATCACTTTGCCAATCAGGTTCAAATATCCACATCACCCAAAAATTTTCTTGTTCATCTTCTCAACGACGCTTGCCGTATGTTGTTCACTAAGATGACTATATCTCTTCACCATCTGCAGGGTCTTGTGGCCCAAGACTTCGGCGATTTCGGCCAACGAAGCCCCACTCATTGCCAGATAACTTGCGGCGGAGTGTCTTAGGTCATGAAACCGGAAATCCTTAACATCGGCTTTTTTCAGGGCCTTTTCCCATGTTGTTCTAATGGTTATTGGTTTCTTACCGCTCTGGTCGGGAAATAACAAATTTGTGTCTAGTCTCCTCACTTTTGAAAGATTTTTTACGATTTCAAGAGCATGGCCCGCCAGAGGTAAAGCACGACGTTCATCATTTTTGGTCTTATAAAGGATTGCGACTGGAACTTCCCGGCTTAAGTCAATGTCCCCCCATTCAAGGTTTAGAATTTCAGATTTCCGTGCACCTGTACTTAATGCCAAAATCACAATTGAGTAAAGAAAAGGATCATCGCTTTCCCTGCAGGCTTTCATTAAACGTTCCCGCTCATCATCATTTAGTAATCGTACCCTTCCCCTTGGCTCCTTAGGTTTGGTGACTTTACGCATAGGGGAATCATCTAGCCATCCCCATTCTCGAACTGCAATGTTAAACGCATGGCTCAATGCCGCCATATAACGAACGACAGTTGCGGAAGAGCGTTTCTTCTTTCTGCTTCCTGGCTCCCTTAAAAGTTGGTCTCGGTATTCGGTAATATTTATTGAAGTGATATCAGCAAGTGATTTGTGTCCTAATTGTTCCTTCCACCATTGAAGATGTCTGTATTGATCTCTTTGCATTACCTCACTTTTTTGTGGAAGAACATCCCTGAGATAGCGGTCGATCATTTCTCCTAATGAATGACGTTTTGCCTCGGTAGTTTTAAAGTGCCTACCCTCACGAATGTCACTTTCAACATTCTGTACCCATTTTTTTGCGTCGGTTATCCGTTCAAAGGTTGCCGACTGGGAAGGGTTTCCTTTCAGGCGAACCTTTACTCGATAAACCACTGAGCCGTTCTTTTTTAAACGTTTCTCAATATTAGCCATATGATATAATCCGGGAAAATTTTAAGTTTCAGCTTCCATATTCCACAATAGAAGGCGAAAAATAGCAACAACGGATATATAGTCCGAAGAAGGTATAATATATATAGTATGTTATATCTTATTGGGGCAAAGTTAGGGCACTAGGATAAATTTTCAGATGGTTATCTTTATATATTTTATGGAATTTTTGTTCTAATTGGAGGGAATATTTACTTCAGTTTGTTGCGGTTTGTTGCTATTAAGTGCCCCAGAATAGCCCCTTAATTTGGTAATTTTTATGAATTAACATTATAGCTAATTGAAATAAAAGGAGCGCCTGTAGCTCAGCTGGATAGAGCAACGGACTTCTAATCCGTAGGTCGCAGGTTCGAATCCTGCCAGGCGTACCATATAAAAAAGGGGCCAGAATATATTTCTAACCCCTTTTCGGTGACGAACAATTTATTCAATGGCATCTCAACCCGGAAAATAAAACCCGATTCCTTCTCTCGTTACTATGATGACTATTGTGTCTGATAATGGAGGGTTATAAATGGGGTTTCCCTGAGCAAAAAGACTGCTTAATGTATGCTTTCCCAGAGAAAGCTCCAGGGTCTTGCATTTAGAACCGACGCCCATATGAGTATGATCGGAATCTTTTCCAATCGGCGTATTCAAATC
It encodes:
- a CDS encoding UPF0753 protein codes for the protein MSKLEDKKRVTPSESQRIELRSLVNLSCEPISHFWPMTTFIHHNPLHGLEHLTFEKAINEGQRFLRGRGYLSNSENRKYFQQGRISEDSIKDALKDVSQNATISIGDRKFSHLEVLRAILIHGTGKVATDVCSAILQPSLNQPEIRNLFEKIHDLSKKKAPENFLKGHANREKKDLATQYTLAEWCDQTLGTNVQDQINGEIIKWLGGFLDEGHAPWGMPERKKTFYKAWKELALDDASGSILGIQDWKNKIFNLPDLPEDAVLESLSLLAIPKNLWDSYFSLQLAQLSGWTGFIKWRSEQKDYAWQNAFPIDLIKYMAIRLFYERELVMLACQEKLAIPGTYTSIDEYLNNHPTGYGLYKEYRSRGLPVEVVNYLNMSLFTQNPLNIEDLDKCDSRLISIWEQTREKQEAEGQTLMVMHLAKSLGVSIQDVVKNTPDTLSSLLDWVEQFPESQHGPIWLDALESSYIIGFTKKISPNLEKLRKSDELEEQPPESRPLSQAIFCIDVRSECFRRQLEEIGGNETFGFAGFFGVPICYQGFSSEQQTDQCPVLLKPKHVVKEIPRASQGKEAEKFLEGQQMAKTGHTLLHDLKENVVTPYVMVEAIGWFFGFKLFSQTLQPKWFKKAMSWMKDSLAIPIRTTLTVGKIQREEAYEMVAAKHRAAIYRLFTEKYDQQGAVPHDQVERLRKLALNQTPSDSNENEELFRLLKWNESDLEKFIVALRKDFNLHERDLDYQIQKITQTGFTVSEQVNYVETALRLLGFTKTFARLVLLCAHGSISDNNPYESALDCGACGGNHGISNARTLAVMANNPQVRQRLAERGITIPPDTHFLPGQHDTTTDEVELYDLEEVPATHRKDLLRLQHDLQEACEKNSRERLARFPDVPATREFDKASRLTKVRSMDWSQVRPEWGLSGHTAFIMGRRSLSQGINFEGRTFLHSYDYSQDPDGKYLEIIMTAPMIVTNWINMEHYFSTVDPIVYGAGSKVYHNVVGNIGVMYGSKSDLCVGLPIQTVFNGDKPYHEPMRLFAIIEAPLERIATIVGRHVILQRLTGNRWINLVAIDPDTKKFFHFRLMKDWQPIN
- a CDS encoding integrase, producing MANIEKRLKKNGSVVYRVKVRLKGNPSQSATFERITDAKKWVQNVESDIREGRHFKTTEAKRHSLGEMIDRYLRDVLPQKSEVMQRDQYRHLQWWKEQLGHKSLADITSINITEYRDQLLREPGSRKKKRSSATVVRYMAALSHAFNIAVREWGWLDDSPMRKVTKPKEPRGRVRLLNDDERERLMKACRESDDPFLYSIVILALSTGARKSEILNLEWGDIDLSREVPVAILYKTKNDERRALPLAGHALEIVKNLSKVRRLDTNLLFPDQSGKKPITIRTTWEKALKKADVKDFRFHDLRHSAASYLAMSGASLAEIAEVLGHKTLQMVKRYSHLSEQHTASVVEKMNKKIFG